A genomic region of Phragmites australis chromosome 2, lpPhrAust1.1, whole genome shotgun sequence contains the following coding sequences:
- the LOC133908706 gene encoding elongation factor 2-like: protein MVKFTAEELRRIMDKKNNIRNMSVIAHVDHGKSTLTDSLVAAAGIIAQEVAGDVRMTDTRADEAERGITIKSTGISLYYEMTDESLKSYKGQRDGNEYLINLIDSPGHVDFSSEVTAALRITDGALVVVDCIEGVCVQTETVLRQALGERIRPVLTVNKMDRCFLELQVDGEEAYQTFSRVIENANVIMATYEDKLLGDVQVYPEKGTVAFSAGLHGWAFTLTNFAKMYASKFGVDETKMMERLWGENFFDPSTKKWTTKNTGTPTCKRGFVQFCYEPIKQIINTCMNDQKDKLWPMLQKLNVTMKSDEKDLMGKALMKRVMQTWLPASTALLEMMIFHLPSPSTAQKYRVENLYEGPLDDIYANAIRTCDPEGPLMLYVSKMIPASDKGRFFAFGRVFSGRVATGMKVRIMGPNYVPGQKKDLYVKSVQRTVIWMGKKQESVEDVPCGNTVAMVGLDQFITKNATLTNEKEVDACPIRAMKFSVSPVVRVAVQCKVASDLPKLVEGLKRLAKSDPMVLCTIEESGEHIIAGAGELHLEICLKDLQEDFMGGAEIIVSPPVVSFRETVLEKSCRTVMSKSPNKHNRLYMEARPLEEGLAEAIDDGRIGPRDDPKVRSKILSEEFGWDKDLAKKIWCFGPETTGPNMVVDMCKGVQYLNEIKDSVVAGFQWASKEGALAEENMRGICFEVCDVVLHADAIHRGGGQVIPTARRVIYASQLTAKPRLLEPVYLVEIQAPENALGGIYGVLNQKRGHVFEEMQRPGTPLYHIKAYLPVIESFGFSSTLRAATSGQAFPQCVFDHWDMMSSDPLEAGSQAAQLVLDIRKRKGLKEQMTPLSEFEDKL from the exons ATGGTGAAGTTCACGGCTGAAGAGCTCCGCCGAATCATGGACAAAAAGAATAACATTCGTAATATGTCTGTTATTGCTCATGTGGACCATG GCAAGTCTACGCTTACAGATTCCCTTGTGGCAGCTGCTGGGATTATCGCCCAGGAAGTTGCTGGTGATGTTCGCATGACTGATACTCGTGCAGATGAAGCTGAGCGTGGTATTACAATTAAATCCACTGGTATCTCTCTTTACTATGAGATGACTGATGAGTCACTGAAGAGTTACAAGGGTCAGAGAGATGGGAACGAATACTTGATCAACCTTATTGACTCACCTGGGCACGTTGATTTTTCTTCGGAAGTCACTGCTGCTCTTCGCATCACAGATGGTGCTTTGGTGGTGGTTGACTGTATTGAAGGTGTCTGTGTACAAACTGAAACTGTGCTCCGCCAAGCCCTTGGTGAGAGGATTCGGCCTGTTCTTACAGTGAACAAGATGGACAGATGCTTCCTTGAGCTTCAGGTCGACGGTGAGGAAGCCTATCAGACTTTCTCCCGTGTCATTGAGAATGCTAATGTCATTATGGCAACATATGAAGATAAGCTCCTTGGTGACGTCCAAGTCTACCCGGAGAAGGGAACTGTCGCTTTCTCTGCTGGTCTGCATGGCTGGGCCTTTACACTCACTAACTTTGCCAAGATGTATGCATCCAAGTTTGGAGTTGATGAAACTAAAATGATGGAGAGGCTTTGGGGTGAGAACTTCTTTGACCCAAGCACCAAGAAATGGACCACCAAGAACACAGGCACTCCTACTTGTAAGAGGGGATTTGTTCAATTCTGCTACGAGCCAATCAAGCAAATCATCAACACCTGCATGAATGACCAGAAGGATAAATTGTGGCCTATGCTGCAAAAGCTTAATGTAACCATGAAGTCTGATGAGAAGGACTTGATGGGAAAGGCTTTGATGAAGCGTGTTATGCAAACTTGGCTCCCAGCAAGTACAGCACTGCTTGAGATGATGATATTCCACCTTCCTTCCCCATCAACGGCACAGAAGTATCGTGTGGAGAACTTGTATGAGGGCCCCCTTGATGATATCTATGCAAATGCTATCAGAACCTGTGATCCGGAGGGTCCTCTTATGCTGTATGTTTCCAAGATGATTCCAGCATCTGATAAGGGTAGGTTCTTTGCCTTTGGCCGTGTCTTCTCAGGGAGGGTTGCTACCGGTATGAAGGTTCGGATCATGGGTCCCAACTATGTCCCTGGCCAGAAAAAGGATCTGTATGTCAAGAGTGTCCAGCGTACTGTTATTTGGATGGGAAAGAAACAAGAGTCGGTTGAGGATGTTCCTTGTGGTAACACGGTTGCTATGGTTGGTTTGGATCAATTTATCACAAAGAATGCTACACTGACAAATGAGAAGGAGGTTGATGCATGCCCAATTAGAGCAATGAAGTTCTCTGTCTCCCCTGTTGTCCGTGTTGCTGTTCAGTGCAAGGTTGCCTCAGACCTTCCCAAGCTAGTTGAAGGCTTGAAGCGTCTGGCAAAGTCTGATCCTATGGTTCTCTGTACAATTGAAGAATCTGGTGAGCATATTATTGCTGGAGCTGGTGAGCTTCACCTTGAAATTTGTTTGAAGGATCTGCAGGAAGACTTCATGGGTGGTGCTGAAATTATTGTTTCCCCTCCCGTTGTCTCCTTCCGTGAAACTGTTCTTGAGAAGTCCTGCCGCACTGTCATGAGCAAGTCCCCTAACAAGCACAACCGTCTTTACATGGAGGCCCGTCCCTTGGAGGAGGGACTTGCTGAGGCTATTGATGATGGTCGCATTGGCCCACGTGACGATCCTAAGGTGCGCTCCAAGATCCTTTCTGAGGAGTTTGGGTGGGATAAGGATCTCGCCAAGAAGATTTGGTGCTTTGGACCTGAGACCACCGGCCCAAACATGGTTGTTGATATGTGTAAGGGAGTGCAGTATCTTAATGAAATCAAGGATTCTGTCGTGGCTGGCTTCCAATGGGCATCAAAAGAAGGTGCCTTGGCTGAAGAGAACATGCGTGGCATTTGCTTCGAGGTATGTGATGTTGTTCTCCATGCTGATGCTATTCACAGGGGTGGTGGTCAGGTCATTCCAACGGCCAGGAGGGTCATTTATGCCTCACAGCTCACAGCCAAACCAAGGCTGCTGGAGCCAGTCTACTTGGTGGAGATCCAGGCCCCAGAGAATGCACTTGGTGGTATCTATGGTGTTCTGAACCAGAAGAGAGGGCACGTGTTTGAGGAGATGCAGAGGCCTGGTACCCCACTCTACCACATCAAGGCTTACCTTCCTGTCATCGAGTCCTTTGGGTTCTCGAGCACACTCAGGGCTGCAACCTCTGGGCAGGCATTCCCTCAGTGTGTGTTTGACCATTGGGACATGATGTCCTCTGATCCTCTGGAGGCTGGCTCCCAGGCTGCTCAGCTGGTGTTGGATATCCGCAAGAGGAAGGGTCTCAAGGAACAGATGACCCCTCTCTCCGAGTTCGAGGACAAGCTCTAA
- the LOC133908707 gene encoding receptor-like protein kinase HSL1 encodes MATPRRACASACLLLLVLVLPCCLLRRAAAQSQPADEAQLLLQIKRAWGDPPVLAAWNASAAGAHCAWPYVGCDTAGRVTNLSLPSANVAGPFPDAVGRLSSLTYLSVYNNSISGAFPTSLYRCASLQYLDLSQNHLVGKLPADIGRGLGANLTTLVLSNNTFNGTIPASLSSLRNLQYLALDTNRFAGTIPSELGELTSLQTLWLGTNWFDAGELPASFKNLTNLVDLWVAQCNLVGDFPSFVWSLKKLQRLQFYMNNLTGDVVVDGFAAMSMTIIDVSMNKLTGVIPEVFGSLENLTTLCLFQNNFSGEIPASIGRLPSLTLLRLNINRLNGTLPPELGKHSKNLSYIEADDNELTGAIPEGLCDGGQFKSLTASRNRLNGSIPAGLANCSTLNDLQLDSNQLSGEVPVALWTATQLQYVLLRNNRLSGSLPATMYYRLYMLHIENNQFGGSVPAAAVALQVFTAGNNQFSGEIPASLGDGMPLLQTLDLSGNQISGGIPRSVAKLRQLTQMNMSRNRLTGEIPAELGAMPVLSVLDLSSNKLSGDIPPALVKPNLNSLNLSSNQLSGEVPAGLAIAAYDRSFLDNPSLCTAASGSGYLTGVRSCAAGSQAGAASSGGVSHALRTGLLAAGAALLLIAAAFAFFVVRDIKKRRRLAKQDDWKITPFQALDFGEAAIVRGLMEENLIGRGGSGRVYRVTYTNRRNGSAGAVAVKQIRTAGTVDEKLEREFESEASILGNVRHNNIVRLLCCLSGAESKLLVYDYMDNGSLDKWIHGDALGAGVGHPMARVRSVRRTPLDWPTRLRVAVGAAQGLCYMHHECTPPIVHRDVKTSNILLDSEFRAKVADFGLARMLVRAGAPETMSAIAGSFGYMAPECAYSKKVNEKVDVYSFGVVLLELTTGKEANSGGEHGCLAEWARHHYQSGGSISDATDKSIRYAGYSDEIEAVFRLGVMCTGDSPSSRPTMKDVLQILLKCSEQTHQKSKTEHAPVYEVAPLLPPQRGSRRKQLSNGTEIGMEENSDFDSIV; translated from the exons ATGGCAACACCGCGCCGCGCGTGCGCGTCCGCCTGCCTCCTcctgctcgtgctcgtgctgcccTGCTGCCTCCTGCGCCGCGCGGCCGCGCAGTCCCAACCGGCGGACGAGGCGCAGCTGCTGCTCCAGATCAAGCGCGCGTGGGGCGACCCGCCGGTGCTCGCGGCATGGAACGCTTCGGCCGCGGGAGCGCACTGCGCGTGGCCCTACGTGGGGTGCGACACGGCCGGGCGCGTCACGAATCTCTCCCTCCCAAGCGCCAATGTCGCGGGCCCATTCCCGGACGCCGTCGGCAGGCTCTCCAGCCTCACGTACCTCAGCGTCTACAACAACAGTATCTCCGGCGCGTTCCCGACCTCCCTATACCGCTGCGCGTCGCTACAGTACCTTGACCTGTCGCAGAATCACCTCGTTGGGAAGCTCCCAGCGGACATTGGCCGCGGCCTCGGAGCGAACCTGACCACGCTGGTCCTCAGCAACAACACATTCAACGGCACCATCCCCGCGTCGCTCTCCAGCCTCCGGAATCTCCAGTATCTCGCGCTGGACACCAACCGCTTCGCCGGCACCATCCCATCCGAGCTCGGCGAGCTGACGAGCCTTCAGACATTGTGGCTGGGGACAAACTGGTTCGACGCAGGCGAGCTGCCTGCGTCGTTCAAGAACCTGACCAACCTAGTCGACCTCTGGGTGGCGCAGTGCAACCTCGTCGGCGACTTCCCGAGCTTTGTTTGGAGCCTCAAGAAGTTGCAACGATTGCAATTCTACATGAACAACCTCACCGGCGACGTGGTGGTTGATGGCTTTGCCGCGATGAGCATGACAATAATCGACGTCTCGATGAACAAGCTTACAGGAGTCATCCCGGAAGTGTTCGGGAGCCTGGAGAACCTCACAACATTGTGCCTCTTCCAGAACAATTTCTCCGGCGAGATACCTGCGAGCATCGGTCGATTGCCGTCACTGACGTTATTGAGGCTGAACATTAACAGGCTTAACGGTACGCTCCCGCCGGAGCTCGGGAAGCACTCGAAGAACTTGTCTTATATTGAGGCTGATGACAACGAGCTCACCGGCGCAATCCCGGAGGGGCTGTGCGACGGAGGTCAGTTCAAGTCGCTCACCGCCTCACGCAACCGCTTGAACGGCTCCATCCCGGCAGGCCTTGCCAACTGCTCCACTCTCAACGACCTGCAGCTAGACAGTAACCAGCTCTCCGGTGAGGTGCCAGTGGCTCTGTGGACGGCGACGCAGCTTCAATACGTGCTCCTAAGGAATAACCGGCTCAGTGGGAGCCTCCCGGCGACGATGTACTACAGACTTTATATGTTACACATAGAGAACAACCAGTTTGGCGGCAGCGTTCCGGCAGCGGCTGTTGCGCTCCAGGTGTTCACCGCCGGGAACAACCAGTTTTCCGGCGAGATACCAGCGAGTCTTGGCGACGGCATGCCGCTGCTGCAGACACTGGATCTGTCCGGTAACCAAATCTCTGGCGGGATCCCGAGAAGCGTTGCTAAGCTAAGGCAGCTGACGCAGATGAACATGAGCCGGAACCGGCTCACAGGCGAGATACCTGCTGAGTTGGGCGCCATGCCGGTGCTCAGCGTCCTTGACCTGTCGTCAAACAAGCTCTCCGGCGACATACCGCCGGCGCTTGTAAAGCCGAACCTCAACTCCCTCAACCTGTCCTCCAACCAGCTCAGCGGTGAGGTCCCGGCCGGGCTCGCCATCGCGGCCTACGACCGCAGCTTCCTCGACAACCCCAGCCTCTGCACCGCCGCTTCGGGATCCGGCTACCTCACCGGCGTAAGGTCCTGCGCCGCGGGGTCACAAGCCGGCGCCGCTTCTTCCGGAGGCGTTTCGCATGCGCTCCGCACGGGCCTCCTGGCCGCGGGCGCCGCGCTCCTCCTCATCGCTGCGGCCTTCGCCTTCTTCGTCGTCCGCGACATCAAGAAACGGCGGCGCCTCGCGAAGCAGGACGACTGGAAGATCACGCCTTTCCAAGCTCTGGACTTCGGGGAGGCGGCCATAGTCCGGGGGCTGATGGAGGAGAACCTCATCGGCCGCGGCGGCTCGGGGCGCGTGTACCGCGTCACCTACACCAACCGGCGCAACGGCAGCGCCGGCGCGGTGGCCGTAAAGCAGATACGAACCGCTGGGACCGTGGACGAGAAGTTGGAGCGCGAGTTCGAGTCGGAGGCGAGCATCCTCGGCAACGTCCGGCACAACAACATTGTCAGGCTGCTCTGCTGCCTCTCCGGCGCCGAGTCCAAGCTCCTCGTGTACGACTACATGGACAACGGCAGCCTGGACAAGTGGATCCACGGTGACGCCCTCGGCGCCGGCGTAGGGCACCCCATGGCGAGGGTCAGATCTGTGCGGCGCACGCCCTTGGACTGGCCGACGAGGCTCAGAGTGGCCGTCGGGGCCGCGCAGGGGTTGTGCTACATGCACCACGAGTGCACACCGCCCATCGTCCATCGCGACGTCAAGACGAGCAACATCTTGCTGGACTCAGAGTTCCGGGCCAAGGTCGCCGACTTCGGGCTGGCAAGGATGCTGGTGCGGGCTGGGGCGCCTGAAACGATGTCCGCCATCGCCGGGTCGTTTGGCTACATGGCTCCCG AGTGTGCTTACTCAAAGAAGGTGAACGAGAAGGTAGACGTCTACAGCTTCGGCGTCGTGCTCTTGGAGCTCACCACCGGCAAGGAGGCCAACAGCGGCGGCGAGCACGGCTGCCTGGCAGAGTGGGCACGGCACCACTACCAATCAGGGGGAAGCATCTCCGATGCCACAGACAAGAGCATCAGGTACGCAGGGTACTCTGATGAGATCGAGGCCGTGTTCAGGCTAGGTGTGATGTGCACCGGCGATTCGCCGTCGTCGCGGCCAACCATGAAGGACGTGCTGCAGATCTTGCTCAAGTGCAGCGAGCAGACGCACCAGAAAAGCAAAACAGAGCACGCCCCGGTGTATGAAGTGGCTCCGCTCCTGCCGCCTCAGCGAGGCAGCCGCCGGAAACAGCTTTCGAACGGCACAGAAATTGGCATGGAAGAGAATAGCGACTTCGACAGCATTGTCTGA
- the LOC133908708 gene encoding hexokinase-6 isoform X1, whose amino-acid sequence MGKGAVVGTVVVVCAAAAAAVVVSRRRRRRLEAEDERKRKAAAVIEEVEQRFSTPTALLRGIADAMVEEMERGLRADPHAPLKMVISYVDNLPTGDEHGLFYALDLGGTNFRVIRVQLGGREKRVVKQQYEEVSIPPHLMVGTSTELFDFIAAELEKFVRTEGKDFHLPEGRQRELGFTFSFPVHQTSISSGTLIKWTKGFSINGTVGEDVVAELSRAMERQGLDMKVTALVNDTVGTLAGGRYVDNDVVAPVILGTGTNAAYVEHVNAIPKWNGLLPRSGNMVINMEWGNFRSDNLPHSEYDTALDFESLNPGEQVYEKMISGMYLGEIVRRILLKLAHDASLFGDVVPPKLEQLFILRTPDMSAMHHDTSHDLKHLGAKLKDILGVPDTSLEARYITLHVCDLVAERGARLAAAGIYGILKKLGKDKVPSDGSQKQRTVIAMDGGLYEHYTKFSACLEATLAGLLGEEAASSVVVKLANDGSGMGAVLLAASHSQYAEAE is encoded by the exons ATGGGGAAGGGGGCGGTCGTGgggacggtggtggtggtgtgcgccgcggccgccgcggcggtggTGGTttcgcggaggaggaggaggcggctggaggcggaggacgagaggaagaggaaggccGCCGCTGTGATCGAGGAGGTGGAGCAGAGGTTCTCGACGCCCACGGCGCTGCTGCGCGGTATCGCTGACGCCATGGTTGAGGAGATGGAACGCGGGCTGCGCGCCGACCCCCACGCCCCGCTCAAGATGGTCATCAGCTATGTCGACAACCTCCCCACCGG GGATGAGCATGGACTGTTTTATGCACTGGATCTTGGTGGGACCAACTTTCGTGTCATACGGGTTCAACTTGGAGGAAGGGAGAAGCGTGTTGTGAAGCAACAATACGAAGAGGTCTCCATTCCCCCTCACTTGATGGTTGGGACTTCCACG GAACTGTTTGATTTCATTGCTGCTGAGTTGGAAAAATTCGTCCGGACTGAAGGAAAAGATTTCCACCTACCAGAGGGCAGGCAGAGAGAACTGGGTTTCACCTTTTCTTTCCCTGTGCACCAAACATCAATATCATCGGGCACTCTAATTAAGTGGACCAAGGGCTTTTCCATCAATGGCACG GTTGGGGAAGATGTTGTCGCTGAATTGAGTAGGGCTATGGAGAGGCAGGGTCTTGATATGAAAGTTACAGCTCTG GTTAATGATACTGTAGGCACATTGGCCGGCGGGAGATATGTCGATAATGACGTTGTTGCTCCTGTAATATTGGGCACTGGCACGAATGCAGCTTATGTGGAGCATGTAAATGCAATTCCAAAATGGAACGGGCTGCTACCTAGATCGGGGAATATG GTAATCAACATGGAATGGGGAAACTTCAGGTCAGATAATCTTCCTCATTCAGAGTATGATACTGCCCTGGATTTTGAAAGTTTGAACCCTGGCGAGCAG GTATATGAAAAAATGATTTCTGGAATGTATCTTGGAGAAATTGTGCGAAGGATTCTGCTGAAATTGGCTCATGACGCTTCATTGTTTGGGGATGTTGTTCCTCCAAAATTGGAACAACTATTTATACTGAG AACGCCGGATATGTCGGCCATGCATCATGACACCTCACATGATCTCAAACACCTGGGGGCTAAGCTGAAGGATATTCTGGGG GTTCCTGATACTTCCCTCGAAGCAAGATACATTACTCTTCATGTATGCGACCTTGTCGCAGAGAGAGGTGCACGCCTGGCTGCTGCTGGTATATATGGCATTCTAAAGAAGCTCGGCAAGGACAAAGTGCCAAGTGATGGTAGTCAAAAGCAAAGGACTGTCATTGCTATGGATGGTGGCTTATACGAGCATTACACGAAGTTCAGCGCCTGCCTAGAAGCGACGCTTGCGGGCCTGCTCGGGGAGGAGGCTGCCTCGTCTGTGGTTGTCAAATTGGCCAACGATGGCTCAGGAATGGGAGCTGTACTTCTTGCAGCCTCACACTCCCAGTATGCTGAAGCTGAATAG
- the LOC133908708 gene encoding hexokinase-6 isoform X2 translates to MGKGAVVGTVVVVCAAAAAAVVVSRRRRRRLEAEDERKRKAAAVIEEVEQRFSTPTALLRGIADAMVEEMERGLRADPHAPLKMVISYVDNLPTGDEHGLFYALDLGGTNFRVIRVQLGGREKRVVKQQYEEVSIPPHLMVGTSTELFDFIAAELEKFVRTEGKDFHLPEGRQRELGFTFSFPVHQTSISSGTLIKWTKGFSINGTVGEDVVAELSRAMERQGLDMKVTALVNDTVGTLAGGRYVDNDVVAPVILGTGTNAAYVEHVNAIPKWNGLLPRSGNMVINMEWGNFRSDNLPHSEYDTALDFESLNPGEQVYEKMISGMYLGEIVRRILLKLAHDASLFGDVVPPKLEQLFILRFLILPSKQDTLLFMYATLSQREVHAWLLLVYMAF, encoded by the exons ATGGGGAAGGGGGCGGTCGTGgggacggtggtggtggtgtgcgccgcggccgccgcggcggtggTGGTttcgcggaggaggaggaggcggctggaggcggaggacgagaggaagaggaaggccGCCGCTGTGATCGAGGAGGTGGAGCAGAGGTTCTCGACGCCCACGGCGCTGCTGCGCGGTATCGCTGACGCCATGGTTGAGGAGATGGAACGCGGGCTGCGCGCCGACCCCCACGCCCCGCTCAAGATGGTCATCAGCTATGTCGACAACCTCCCCACCGG GGATGAGCATGGACTGTTTTATGCACTGGATCTTGGTGGGACCAACTTTCGTGTCATACGGGTTCAACTTGGAGGAAGGGAGAAGCGTGTTGTGAAGCAACAATACGAAGAGGTCTCCATTCCCCCTCACTTGATGGTTGGGACTTCCACG GAACTGTTTGATTTCATTGCTGCTGAGTTGGAAAAATTCGTCCGGACTGAAGGAAAAGATTTCCACCTACCAGAGGGCAGGCAGAGAGAACTGGGTTTCACCTTTTCTTTCCCTGTGCACCAAACATCAATATCATCGGGCACTCTAATTAAGTGGACCAAGGGCTTTTCCATCAATGGCACG GTTGGGGAAGATGTTGTCGCTGAATTGAGTAGGGCTATGGAGAGGCAGGGTCTTGATATGAAAGTTACAGCTCTG GTTAATGATACTGTAGGCACATTGGCCGGCGGGAGATATGTCGATAATGACGTTGTTGCTCCTGTAATATTGGGCACTGGCACGAATGCAGCTTATGTGGAGCATGTAAATGCAATTCCAAAATGGAACGGGCTGCTACCTAGATCGGGGAATATG GTAATCAACATGGAATGGGGAAACTTCAGGTCAGATAATCTTCCTCATTCAGAGTATGATACTGCCCTGGATTTTGAAAGTTTGAACCCTGGCGAGCAG GTATATGAAAAAATGATTTCTGGAATGTATCTTGGAGAAATTGTGCGAAGGATTCTGCTGAAATTGGCTCATGACGCTTCATTGTTTGGGGATGTTGTTCCTCCAAAATTGGAACAACTATTTATACTGAG GTTCCTGATACTTCCCTCGAAGCAAGATACATTACTCTTCATGTATGCGACCTTGTCGCAGAGAGAGGTGCACGCCTGGCTGCTGCTGGTATATATGGCATTCTAA
- the LOC133910079 gene encoding uncharacterized protein LOC133910079 isoform X2 yields MAAEESELGSPSTAPPPPPKRQKIEPPRRNRPSQVALDKDKLAASSNSLVSGALLARVDLNKAREAKRFAVLQAQHEGYLGSYKSFDSLFGNYLVPVIPGSDFFEQITKKC; encoded by the exons ATGGCGGCTGAGGAATCAGAGCTTGGCTCTCCGtcgacggcgccgccgccgccgccgaagagGCAGAAGATCGAACCGCCCAGGAG GAACAGGCCTTCTCAAGTTGCCCTTGATAAGGACAAGTTGGCAGCATCTTCCAATTCATTG GTTTCAGGTGCGCTACTAGCGAGAGTGGATCTCAACAAAGCTAGAGAGGCGAAGAGATTTGCTGTCCTTCAAGCACAGCATGAGGGATACCTTGGAAGCTATAAAAGCTTCGATTCTCTCTTCGGAAATTACCTTGTTCCTGTCATCCCAGGTAGTGACTTCTTTGAGCAAATTACGAAGAAATGCTGA
- the LOC133910079 gene encoding uncharacterized protein LOC133910079 isoform X1: MAAEESELGSPSTAPPPPPKRQKIEPPRRRAYLNLPVFTKGKHSAVQFMFCRSFTDSYANPNRNRPSQVALDKDKLAASSNSLVSGALLARVDLNKAREAKRFAVLQAQHEGYLGSYKSFDSLFGNYLVPVIPGSDFFEQITKKC; this comes from the exons ATGGCGGCTGAGGAATCAGAGCTTGGCTCTCCGtcgacggcgccgccgccgccgccgaagagGCAGAAGATCGAACCGCCCAGGAG AAGGGCATATCTTAACTTGCCTGTATTCACAAAAGGAAAACATAGCGCAGTCCAATTCATGTTCTGCAGATCCTTCACCGACAGCTATGCCAATCCAAATAG GAACAGGCCTTCTCAAGTTGCCCTTGATAAGGACAAGTTGGCAGCATCTTCCAATTCATTG GTTTCAGGTGCGCTACTAGCGAGAGTGGATCTCAACAAAGCTAGAGAGGCGAAGAGATTTGCTGTCCTTCAAGCACAGCATGAGGGATACCTTGGAAGCTATAAAAGCTTCGATTCTCTCTTCGGAAATTACCTTGTTCCTGTCATCCCAGGTAGTGACTTCTTTGAGCAAATTACGAAGAAATGCTGA
- the LOC133910079 gene encoding uncharacterized protein LOC133910079 isoform X3 produces the protein MAAEESELGSPSTAPPPPPKRQKIEPPRRRAYLNLPVFTKGKHSAVQFMFCRSFTDSYANPNRNRPSQVALDKDKLAASSNSLVCPDTFQVRY, from the exons ATGGCGGCTGAGGAATCAGAGCTTGGCTCTCCGtcgacggcgccgccgccgccgccgaagagGCAGAAGATCGAACCGCCCAGGAG AAGGGCATATCTTAACTTGCCTGTATTCACAAAAGGAAAACATAGCGCAGTCCAATTCATGTTCTGCAGATCCTTCACCGACAGCTATGCCAATCCAAATAG GAACAGGCCTTCTCAAGTTGCCCTTGATAAGGACAAGTTGGCAGCATCTTCCAATTCATTGGTGTGCCCTGACAC GTTTCAGGTGCGCTACTAG